A region from the Fimbriimonadaceae bacterium genome encodes:
- a CDS encoding SRPBCC family protein: protein MVTKVYETLVDAPVQKVWEFHSDVRSMRLITPPEDHLELVSRDMSVHDGALHEFRIKKFGRHFTWRARISAVDPPHTFTDTAERSPFRYWKHVHEFIEDPMGTIIKDTVTYRPPGWLLSGMVNSLVVEEALDKFFKYRHRATHEFLEDSQKAVINEDIVGKASDHYEPHVT from the coding sequence ATGGTCACAAAAGTGTACGAAACCCTCGTCGATGCTCCGGTCCAGAAGGTGTGGGAGTTCCACAGCGACGTCCGGTCGATGCGCCTGATCACCCCGCCGGAGGACCACCTTGAATTGGTCAGCCGGGACATGTCCGTCCACGACGGAGCCCTGCATGAGTTTCGCATCAAGAAGTTCGGCCGCCACTTCACGTGGCGGGCCAGGATATCGGCGGTCGACCCGCCCCACACGTTCACCGACACCGCCGAGCGCTCACCGTTCCGCTACTGGAAGCATGTCCATGAGTTCATCGAAGACCCCATGGGCACGATCATCAAGGACACAGTGACGTACCGACCTCCCGGCTGGCTCTTGTCCGGGATGGTGAACAGCTTGGTCGTCGAAGAGGCCCTAGACAAGTTCTTCAAGTACCGCCATCGGGCCACCCACGAGTTTCTCGAGGACAGCCAGAAGGCGGTGATCAACGAGGACATCGTGGGTAAGGCGTCCGACCACTACGAGCCGCACGTCACCTGA
- the dapB gene encoding 4-hydroxy-tetrahydrodipicolinate reductase: MSDGVMRVVVIGAAGKMGQEVMRAVSAASDMELVGAVDKTDGGVSVRALAGQDLPDLQVEGRLGHVLDTVQPDVAVDFTHMLAAPEHAMSCLKRKVPVVIGTSGISQTDLSAIREECRENATPAALVPNFAIGAVLMVKFCEMAAAWLPDVEIVERHHKAKLDAPSGTAMHTAERIAEARREVPRATQGTTEKAAGARGGKHKDVTVHSVRLPGYVASQEVVFGGDGELLTVRHDSIDRRSFMPGVLLAVRHIRSFEGLVVGLDKFMFR, encoded by the coding sequence ATGAGTGATGGAGTCATGCGGGTGGTCGTGATCGGCGCGGCCGGCAAGATGGGCCAGGAAGTCATGCGGGCGGTGTCGGCCGCCAGCGACATGGAACTGGTCGGGGCGGTGGACAAGACGGACGGCGGCGTCTCGGTCCGCGCGTTGGCGGGGCAAGACCTGCCCGACCTTCAGGTCGAGGGCCGGCTGGGACACGTCCTGGACACCGTCCAGCCGGACGTGGCGGTGGACTTCACCCACATGTTGGCGGCCCCCGAGCACGCGATGAGCTGCCTGAAGCGCAAGGTGCCTGTCGTGATCGGCACCAGCGGGATCAGCCAGACCGACCTTTCCGCCATCCGGGAGGAGTGCCGTGAGAACGCCACTCCGGCCGCCCTGGTGCCCAACTTTGCCATCGGGGCGGTGCTCATGGTGAAGTTCTGCGAGATGGCCGCCGCTTGGCTGCCCGACGTCGAGATTGTCGAACGCCATCACAAGGCCAAACTTGACGCCCCCAGCGGGACCGCGATGCACACAGCCGAACGGATCGCCGAGGCCCGCCGCGAGGTGCCCCGGGCCACCCAGGGCACAACGGAAAAGGCTGCCGGGGCCCGGGGCGGCAAGCACAAGGACGTCACCGTCCACTCGGTGCGCTTGCCCGGTTATGTCGCTTCGCAGGAGGTCGTGTTCGGGGGTGACGGCGAGCTGCTCACGGTGCGGCACGACTCCATCGACCGCCGTTCGTTCATGCCCGGCGTCCTTCTGGCCGTCCGCCACATCCGCTCGTTCGAGGGGCTGGTGGTCGGCTTGGACAAGTTCATGTTCAGGTGA
- a CDS encoding FAD-dependent oxidoreductase — MRVAVVGAGIAGLAAARRLTQAGKSVVVFERSRGLGGRCATRRVGDYTFDHGATSVAPRGTAIEDVLLNQLATTDLVEVAKPTWTHSSGRLGPGDSRGQLRRFCYRKGLNTLGKLLAGGLDVRKSVKVEGLERQGSGYRVEGEEFDAVVLTPPLPQTTVLLDSLGESRQFDKVFYRSCISVMLGYRAPLDPPFFASLDAEQSTPLAWLSIESAKCPGDRAPEGCTAVVAQMSAAYSKWNLDRPDDKVVNDTLVDVERLLGPAFKSPEVVDVHRWRYSQPETTVAFDSVNRPGATLLIAGDGVAQGRIEHAYESGLAAAERLIGDNP, encoded by the coding sequence GTGAGAGTGGCGGTCGTCGGGGCGGGGATTGCCGGCCTAGCGGCGGCCAGGCGGCTCACCCAGGCGGGCAAAAGCGTCGTCGTCTTTGAGCGGAGCCGAGGTCTGGGTGGACGGTGTGCGACCCGGCGCGTGGGCGACTACACCTTTGACCACGGCGCCACGTCGGTCGCCCCGCGAGGCACGGCGATCGAGGACGTACTTCTCAACCAGTTGGCAACCACTGACTTGGTCGAGGTCGCCAAGCCCACGTGGACGCACAGTTCCGGCCGCCTGGGCCCGGGTGACAGCCGGGGGCAGCTGCGGAGGTTTTGTTATCGCAAGGGCTTGAACACCCTCGGCAAGCTCCTCGCCGGCGGCTTGGACGTCAGAAAGAGTGTGAAGGTGGAAGGACTCGAACGCCAGGGCTCCGGGTACCGGGTTGAAGGCGAGGAATTCGACGCCGTCGTCTTGACGCCGCCCCTGCCCCAGACGACCGTGCTTCTTGACTCCTTGGGCGAGTCCAGGCAGTTCGACAAAGTGTTCTACCGCTCGTGCATCTCGGTGATGCTGGGTTACCGGGCACCGCTTGACCCGCCGTTCTTTGCCTCCCTTGACGCCGAACAGTCCACGCCCTTGGCCTGGCTCAGCATCGAGTCGGCCAAATGCCCTGGAGACCGGGCCCCCGAGGGCTGCACGGCGGTGGTCGCCCAGATGAGCGCCGCGTACAGCAAGTGGAACCTTGACCGGCCCGATGACAAGGTCGTCAACGACACTCTGGTCGACGTCGAGCGGTTGCTCGGCCCCGCGTTCAAGTCTCCCGAGGTGGTGGACGTCCACCGGTGGAGGTACAGCCAACCCGAGACGACCGTCGCCTTCGACAGTGTCAACCGTCCAGGGGCGACGCTGTTGATCGCGGGCGACGGGGTCGCCCAGGGTCGGATCGAGCACGCCTACGAATCAGGCTTGGCCGCCGCCGAGCGGCTGATCGGAGACAACCCATGA
- a CDS encoding FAD-dependent oxidoreductase: MCARRLHQAGVPVLVVDSADAVGGKMRTDVVEGFHLDQGFQFVFDRYPHLRLELDLNRIGLRPLEPGALVFDGKKLREVHRENILQTMFDGIVPLADMTRVSALNEDLKSVSFAELWAGEDSSVADYLTSRKFSPSFVERFVRPFYGGVLLDRSLSSSALQFQFYWKLLSEGHLAVPAAGIGSVPAQIAGDIPEDKFVLRTQVVGIVNEGGRAVGVKLADGGTIDAEAVVVATDPGAAAALGLAVPATQWRSNTTVYFAADTKPTDDATVVVDGPGRGTVDFVVCPSLTAPELAPRGQYLVAATKGGLSADADLYFAKSVRYALERWFPHCNVGGWRPLAVRKVAHAQPVMAVGCRDRRPSVKTPVAGLYLAGEVTEYAGADGAARSGQQAAVAVLDQVWEQAPA; this comes from the coding sequence GTGTGCGCCCGTCGCCTCCATCAGGCTGGGGTTCCAGTCTTGGTCGTCGACTCCGCCGACGCGGTAGGCGGCAAAATGCGGACGGACGTCGTCGAAGGATTTCACCTTGACCAGGGCTTCCAGTTCGTCTTTGACCGCTACCCTCACCTGAGGCTTGAGCTGGACCTGAACCGAATCGGGCTGCGGCCCCTTGAACCGGGCGCCTTGGTCTTCGACGGCAAGAAGCTCCGCGAAGTGCACCGGGAGAACATCTTGCAGACCATGTTCGACGGGATCGTTCCCCTCGCGGACATGACCCGTGTCAGTGCGCTGAATGAAGACTTGAAGTCGGTCAGCTTTGCCGAACTCTGGGCCGGGGAGGACTCGTCGGTCGCCGACTACCTGACGTCGCGCAAGTTCAGCCCGTCGTTTGTCGAGAGGTTTGTCCGCCCATTCTACGGCGGTGTCTTGCTCGACCGGAGCCTGTCGAGTTCGGCGCTGCAGTTCCAGTTTTATTGGAAGTTGCTGAGCGAGGGCCACTTGGCGGTCCCGGCGGCCGGCATCGGGTCGGTCCCCGCCCAGATCGCGGGAGACATCCCGGAAGACAAGTTTGTCCTGCGCACCCAGGTCGTCGGGATTGTCAACGAGGGTGGTCGGGCCGTCGGTGTGAAGCTGGCGGACGGCGGCACGATCGACGCTGAAGCCGTCGTGGTCGCCACAGACCCGGGGGCCGCGGCCGCTCTCGGCCTCGCCGTCCCGGCGACGCAGTGGAGGTCGAACACGACCGTCTACTTTGCCGCCGACACCAAGCCCACCGACGACGCGACCGTGGTCGTGGACGGGCCCGGTCGCGGCACGGTCGATTTCGTCGTCTGCCCGAGCTTGACGGCACCGGAGCTTGCCCCCCGTGGCCAGTATCTCGTCGCCGCGACCAAAGGTGGGTTGTCGGCCGACGCCGACCTGTACTTTGCCAAATCGGTCCGCTACGCCTTGGAACGGTGGTTCCCCCACTGCAACGTCGGTGGATGGCGGCCCCTGGCGGTGAGAAAGGTCGCCCACGCCCAGCCCGTCATGGCGGTGGGTTGCCGCGACAGACGGCCGTCGGTCAAGACGCCGGTGGCGGGCCTTTACCTGGCCGGTGAGGTCACCGAGTATGCCGGTGCCGACGGGGCGGCGCGGAGCGGCCAGCAAGCCGCGGTCGCCGTCCTCGACCAGGTTTGGGAGCAAGCGCCTGCGTGA
- a CDS encoding 2TM domain-containing protein, producing MAEEQEHLQSEEDLEEILRLAVRRSPFDGDLRARLRQNAEELGITAEQLAAAEAEYALRKQEDERLRREREAYEADLAAFRKSRWSGFYRSLASYLAINGFIHAINWATSGGDMRPYWAVWPLLGMGIGIVSHLARLVFSSREEDERKFRKWRIKNGVLARVEGFVNPKGRD from the coding sequence ATGGCCGAAGAGCAGGAGCACCTGCAGTCGGAAGAGGACCTCGAGGAGATCCTCCGCCTTGCCGTGCGCCGCTCGCCCTTCGACGGCGACCTGCGGGCCCGTCTCCGCCAGAACGCCGAGGAACTCGGGATCACCGCGGAGCAGCTTGCCGCCGCCGAGGCTGAGTACGCCCTGCGCAAGCAAGAGGACGAACGCCTGAGACGCGAGCGCGAAGCCTATGAGGCCGACTTGGCCGCGTTCCGCAAGTCGCGGTGGTCAGGCTTTTACCGTAGCCTCGCCAGCTACCTGGCGATCAACGGCTTCATCCACGCGATCAATTGGGCGACCAGCGGCGGAGACATGAGGCCCTACTGGGCGGTCTGGCCGCTCCTCGGCATGGGCATCGGCATTGTCAGTCATCTGGCCCGGCTGGTCTTTTCGTCACGAGAAGAGGACGAGCGGAAGTTCCGGAAGTGGCGGATCAAGAACGGCGTCCTCGCCCGGGTCGAGGGCTTCGTCAACCCCAAGGGCCGCGACTAA
- the crcB gene encoding fluoride efflux transporter CrcB yields MAVVHAVRDSLAVAVGAALGANARYWTGVWFKAMGQTSFPWSTLAINVVGSLAIGVVAALMAHRPVLLGWQLFVVVGVLGGFTTFSSFSLDIFYQLEKGQFLPALGYAFGSLLLGLAFCAAGYYGVSRLLAPVG; encoded by the coding sequence GTGGCCGTCGTCCACGCCGTACGCGACAGTCTGGCGGTGGCGGTAGGGGCCGCCCTCGGGGCGAACGCGCGCTATTGGACCGGTGTCTGGTTCAAGGCGATGGGCCAGACTTCGTTCCCATGGTCGACCCTCGCCATCAACGTGGTCGGTAGCTTGGCCATCGGCGTCGTCGCCGCTCTCATGGCCCACCGACCCGTGCTCCTTGGATGGCAACTCTTCGTCGTGGTCGGTGTGCTCGGCGGCTTCACGACCTTCTCGTCGTTTTCCCTCGACATCTTCTATCAGTTAGAGAAGGGCCAGTTCTTGCCGGCCCTCGGCTATGCGTTCGGGTCTCTGCTCCTCGGCTTGGCCTTTTGCGCGGCGGGATACTACGGTGTCAGCCGCCTTCTCGCCCCGGTCGGTTAG
- the coaD gene encoding pantetheine-phosphate adenylyltransferase: MTRLAIYPGSFDPPTIGHLDVVARAADLFDQLVVAVGHNSDKTPFLSVEDRVEALQECTAHIANVRVDSFRGLLVDYAREQDCQCIVRGLRAISDYDYEFRVTLANRAMAPEIETVFLITKEEHSFLASSVVREVARLGGRYEGFVPPAVVEKIKKALA, from the coding sequence ATGACGCGACTGGCGATCTATCCCGGCTCGTTTGATCCGCCGACCATCGGGCATCTGGACGTCGTCGCCCGCGCCGCGGACCTCTTCGACCAACTGGTCGTCGCGGTCGGCCACAACAGCGACAAGACCCCGTTCCTGTCGGTCGAGGACCGCGTCGAGGCCTTGCAGGAATGCACCGCCCACATCGCCAACGTGCGCGTCGACTCGTTTCGGGGGTTGCTAGTCGACTATGCCCGGGAGCAGGATTGCCAGTGCATCGTCCGGGGTCTGCGCGCGATCAGCGACTACGACTACGAGTTCCGGGTGACGTTGGCGAACCGGGCAATGGCCCCGGAGATCGAGACGGTCTTCCTCATCACCAAGGAAGAACACAGCTTCCTGGCCAGTTCGGTCGTTCGCGAAGTCGCGCGGCTTGGTGGCCGTTACGAGGGGTTCGTCCCGCCCGCCGTCGTGGAAAAGATCAAGAAAGCCCTGGCATAA
- a CDS encoding helix-turn-helix transcriptional regulator translates to MRELHHPVTEMIRLENVLHALSDPARMQIVLCLVDQGEVTCGRCTANAPKSTVSHHLRVLREAGVIRMRPEGVAMLNSVRTEDLDARFPGLLAVILEAARLDPVMKPQHAHL, encoded by the coding sequence ATGCGGGAGCTCCACCACCCAGTGACGGAAATGATCCGGCTGGAAAACGTGTTGCACGCCCTGAGTGACCCTGCCCGCATGCAGATCGTCCTGTGCCTTGTCGACCAAGGCGAGGTCACCTGCGGCCGGTGCACGGCCAACGCCCCGAAGTCCACCGTCTCCCATCACCTGCGGGTCTTGCGCGAGGCCGGGGTGATCCGGATGCGGCCCGAGGGCGTCGCGATGCTGAACAGTGTCCGCACCGAAGATCTGGACGCCCGGTTTCCCGGCCTGCTGGCGGTGATCCTTGAGGCGGCCCGGCTCGACCCGGTGATGAAGCCGCAACACGCCCACTTGTAG
- the pilO gene encoding type 4a pilus biogenesis protein PilO translates to MKPANPAKSIVLAAVAVVAVGGGLVYWQYTVHGDAEANLAKIRAATPDESKLQQDLQAAQAELYKASTELTHLEGGVPTLAYVPTLLQELEAVGNKNNMRVTVFKQSNPSAVQTPASTGDAKSLKEKAYDEVEFDVSGRGSYTSIEKMLTDLQIFPKIVSVQSVNVMPKRDQGAPNAATVEATIRLKAYIFKQADEQPKGDLQANNTPGGGQ, encoded by the coding sequence ATGAAGCCAGCAAACCCGGCCAAGTCAATCGTCCTCGCCGCGGTGGCGGTCGTCGCCGTGGGTGGAGGCCTCGTCTACTGGCAGTACACTGTCCATGGCGACGCCGAAGCGAACCTCGCCAAGATCCGCGCCGCCACCCCGGACGAGTCGAAGCTCCAGCAAGACCTTCAGGCGGCCCAGGCCGAGCTCTATAAGGCCTCGACCGAGCTGACCCACCTGGAGGGAGGTGTCCCCACCCTGGCGTACGTCCCGACTCTTCTCCAAGAGTTGGAGGCGGTGGGCAACAAGAACAACATGCGGGTGACTGTTTTCAAGCAGTCGAACCCGTCGGCGGTCCAGACCCCGGCCTCGACCGGCGACGCCAAGTCCCTTAAGGAAAAGGCTTACGACGAGGTCGAGTTCGACGTCTCCGGCCGAGGTTCGTACACCTCGATCGAGAAGATGCTCACCGACCTCCAGATCTTCCCCAAGATCGTCTCGGTCCAATCGGTGAACGTCATGCCCAAGCGTGACCAAGGAGCGCCGAACGCCGCGACCGTCGAGGCGACGATCCGCCTCAAAGCCTACATCTTCAAGCAGGCCGACGAGCAGCCCAAGGGCGACCTCCAGGCCAACAACACCCCAGGCGGTGGCCAATAA
- a CDS encoding PilN domain-containing protein — MPLINLIREQRLAARQREQKAKTALLGTLGAGGLALIGAGALLLDTTRLNLEASNLEAKQKKLAPILKQLDDAEKEIDRLTPRIETLKKAKDATQKWNIVLNHLSGNTPKGSWLTGIKTTQTDKTKPVLVTFTGMASSHESASEFTLRLTYCNELQNPTLKSTTEKTAQGNTKVYEFEVTAELKGSGEEAKSKEAKSA; from the coding sequence ATGCCATTGATCAACCTGATCCGTGAACAGCGCCTGGCCGCACGCCAGCGCGAGCAAAAGGCCAAGACGGCCCTTTTGGGGACCCTCGGCGCCGGTGGCCTGGCCCTGATCGGGGCCGGAGCCCTGCTGCTCGACACGACGAGGCTGAACCTGGAGGCTTCCAACCTCGAGGCCAAGCAAAAGAAACTCGCCCCGATCCTGAAGCAGCTTGACGACGCCGAAAAGGAGATCGACCGCCTGACCCCGCGGATCGAGACCCTGAAGAAGGCCAAAGACGCGACGCAGAAGTGGAACATCGTCCTGAACCACCTGTCCGGGAACACGCCGAAGGGCTCCTGGCTGACGGGCATCAAGACGACGCAGACCGACAAGACGAAGCCTGTCCTCGTGACCTTCACGGGGATGGCGTCGAGCCATGAGTCGGCCTCGGAGTTCACCTTGCGCCTGACGTACTGCAACGAACTCCAGAACCCGACGTTGAAGTCGACCACAGAAAAGACGGCCCAGGGCAACACCAAGGTCTACGAGTTCGAAGTCACCGCCGAGCTGAAGGGCTCCGGTGAAGAAGCCAAGTCTAAGGAGGCCAAATCAGCATGA
- the pilM gene encoding type IV pilus assembly protein PilM, translating to MSLSLFKKKSFLGVDIGHHAIKGAQVEKTSAGWKVTKAFNVHTPDDAVKEGIVIDPDPVGAAIKAGMRQAGIHADCAVVGVSGGSVIVRNVAIPKMNETTLRKSIRYEAGRYVPSSIEDSFIEFEISGETPDGQMDVLIVASPKDMVNSRVAACKAAGLEVEIVDIEAFAHYRAVVEVEDNNVLKELSVAVVDIGAATTSVSVVSKGQFAMCRTIPQAGQVLTDALKTYFKLSDTEAESGKAALDLTTLLTEGQVVENPPLRVVQPHLDDLIREIRRSLNYYQSQQTENGTPNPVTHLVVAGGGAKFVGLAEYMGNKLGMQVMASGVFDNPRVANGLLDDGERGLDLVVASGLAMRAFAKAA from the coding sequence ATGTCGCTTAGTCTCTTTAAGAAGAAGTCGTTCCTCGGCGTCGACATCGGCCACCACGCCATCAAAGGCGCCCAGGTCGAGAAGACGAGTGCGGGGTGGAAGGTCACCAAGGCCTTCAACGTCCACACGCCTGACGACGCCGTCAAAGAGGGCATCGTCATCGACCCGGACCCCGTGGGTGCGGCGATCAAGGCCGGCATGCGCCAGGCCGGAATCCACGCCGACTGCGCCGTGGTCGGCGTCTCGGGCGGCTCGGTGATCGTGCGTAACGTCGCGATCCCCAAGATGAACGAGACGACCCTACGGAAGTCGATCCGCTATGAGGCGGGGCGATACGTGCCGTCCAGCATCGAGGACAGCTTCATCGAGTTTGAGATCTCCGGCGAGACGCCGGACGGCCAAATGGACGTCCTGATCGTCGCGTCGCCCAAGGACATGGTCAACAGCCGTGTCGCCGCCTGCAAGGCGGCCGGACTTGAGGTCGAGATCGTCGACATCGAGGCCTTCGCCCACTACCGGGCGGTCGTCGAGGTGGAAGACAACAACGTCCTCAAGGAACTGAGCGTCGCCGTCGTCGACATCGGGGCCGCCACCACGTCGGTGAGCGTCGTCTCGAAGGGGCAGTTCGCGATGTGCCGCACCATCCCGCAGGCCGGGCAGGTGTTGACCGACGCCCTGAAGACGTACTTCAAGCTCAGCGACACCGAGGCCGAGTCAGGCAAGGCCGCCCTTGACCTGACGACGCTGCTTACCGAGGGCCAAGTGGTGGAGAACCCACCGCTTCGTGTCGTCCAGCCGCATCTTGACGACCTGATCCGTGAAATCCGCCGGTCGCTGAACTACTACCAGTCCCAGCAGACCGAGAACGGCACGCCTAACCCGGTGACCCACCTGGTCGTCGCCGGCGGCGGGGCCAAGTTCGTCGGGCTGGCCGAATACATGGGCAACAAGCTGGGCATGCAGGTCATGGCCAGCGGCGTCTTCGACAACCCGCGGGTCGCCAACGGCCTGCTTGACGACGGAGAACGGGGCCTCGACCTAGTCGTGGCGTCCGGACTGGCGATGAGGGCCTTTGCCAAGGCGGCCTGA
- a CDS encoding helix-turn-helix domain-containing protein, translating to MNLADAIRRAQEGQNAAPTSFAAAPKQEEAPNTPTFPTPVPLTPDEQPAPPNPNVSGSVVRLELFLSAEQLGGMFRAIMAGQHTVLTMREAASYLRITTGALEKLAEDGEVPAVQIDGRWRFPKASLDDWLLAQTISTEEVEDVA from the coding sequence ATGAACTTAGCAGACGCCATCCGACGCGCCCAAGAGGGCCAAAACGCCGCGCCGACAAGCTTTGCCGCGGCACCCAAACAAGAGGAGGCGCCCAACACGCCCACCTTTCCGACCCCGGTCCCTCTGACCCCGGACGAGCAACCGGCCCCGCCGAACCCGAACGTGAGCGGCAGTGTCGTGCGCTTGGAGCTCTTCCTTTCGGCCGAGCAGCTGGGCGGCATGTTCCGGGCGATCATGGCCGGCCAGCACACGGTCTTGACCATGCGTGAGGCGGCGAGCTATCTCCGCATCACCACGGGTGCCCTTGAGAAGCTGGCGGAAGACGGCGAAGTCCCCGCGGTGCAGATCGACGGACGCTGGCGCTTCCCGAAGGCCAGCCTGGACGATTGGTTGCTCGCCCAGACAATTTCCACGGAGGAAGTCGAAGATGTCGCTTAG
- a CDS encoding AAA family ATPase: MSRSHEDALMMLHYAITRNKGAATLCGEIGLGKTTISRKLLEMLDPVQYKIVLIFNPILTPTQMMQEILSQLDVEIQSRDRQVLVQRLHLALLEHYDKGRRVVVLIDEAHLIKSSQTLEELRLLLNCQMNDQFLISLLLLGQTELLPKLAKVPALEQRLAVRHTIKPLSVHDTGELILHRMRVAGYVGEQSPFTPEAIHQIHKVSGGAPRVIIQLADNSLLMAMARKEKMVDGYLVHELAEDFHGAAA, encoded by the coding sequence ATGAGCCGTTCTCACGAGGACGCGCTCATGATGTTGCACTACGCGATCACGCGCAACAAGGGGGCGGCGACGCTCTGCGGCGAGATCGGGTTGGGCAAAACGACCATCAGCCGAAAGCTTCTGGAGATGCTCGATCCTGTCCAGTACAAGATCGTCCTCATTTTCAACCCGATCTTGACGCCGACGCAGATGATGCAGGAGATCCTCTCCCAACTCGACGTCGAGATCCAGAGCCGCGACCGGCAAGTCCTGGTGCAACGCTTGCACCTGGCCCTCCTTGAGCACTACGACAAGGGCCGCCGCGTGGTGGTCCTGATCGACGAAGCCCACCTGATCAAGTCGAGCCAGACCTTGGAGGAACTGCGGCTGTTGCTCAACTGCCAGATGAACGACCAGTTCCTCATCAGCCTGCTCTTGCTCGGCCAGACCGAATTGCTGCCGAAGCTGGCGAAGGTGCCCGCCCTGGAGCAGCGCCTGGCCGTCCGCCACACGATCAAACCGCTCAGCGTCCACGACACCGGCGAGCTGATCCTGCACCGGATGCGCGTGGCCGGCTACGTGGGCGAGCAGAGCCCGTTCACTCCGGAAGCGATCCACCAGATCCACAAGGTGTCGGGCGGTGCCCCCCGCGTGATCATCCAACTTGCCGACAACTCCCTGCTCATGGCCATGGCTCGCAAAGAGAAGATGGTCGACGGCTACCTGGTCCATGAGCTCGCCGAAGATTTCCACGGAGCCGCAGCATGA